One part of the Ornithodoros turicata isolate Travis chromosome 2, ASM3712646v1, whole genome shotgun sequence genome encodes these proteins:
- the LOC135385428 gene encoding calsequestrin-2-like, which yields MNAFLLVTLLLAGGATAGFVKLLSVPKHDGTNRVCRLTSKSALEDAILTSPVLVVRVVEDVVETETGCLADDYFQVTAQFMMHREVQFCNILVDPIKEQHAAAVGDVYIYRNGKQFPYYGKRSAETLYGAIREATESQIKVITGKLDKSAFDQVQQAKVVGFFMKGSPEYAAYEDAWASIGASVPFYVVHDRLVAKHMKLNMVGQVAIYQPFVKQPVICPTNPASLPDILTFVKQHRRTGLNILDDYNLHDPEMNDYSRINLLAIAEVTTTKGAYMHRLLSRIMRNQSTVDLNLFNIVWIDPHHFPIVHAVMDQHGLTGKLPVFGTYNKTTGKKIWFDVDKLNMTGDKLADDENARLILEWMKLLAAGRPAPSRRWFSAVPASQTVAEGSDVILECAVEQPFGDCLWMKNGRNIGFSLNRLPHLSWKGNNLGGDCGLIIAGVKKGRDDGSWVCEVTGDSDHDTITSPAAQLIIEDAPKEEF from the exons ATGAATGCGTTTCTTCTGGTAACGTTGCTCCTGGCGGGAGGAGCAACCGCGGGGTTTGTGAAACTTCTCAGCGTTCCTAAACACGACGGCACGAACAGGGTTTGCCGACTGACGAGTAAGTCTGCCTTGGAAGATGCGATCCTCACGTCTCCAGTCCTGGTCGTTCGAGTCGTGGAAGATGTTGTCGAGACAGAGACAGGCTGCCTGGCCGACGATTACTTCCAG GTCACCGCCCAGTTCATGATGCACAGAGAGGTGCAGTTTTGTAACATCCTTGTTGATCCCATCAAGGAACAGCACGCAG CGGCCGTGGGCGACGTTTACATCTACCGCAACGGAAAGCAGTTCCCATACTACGGCAAGCGATCCGCTGAGACTCTCTACGGCGCTATTCGAGAG GCGACCGAGAGCCAGATCAAGGTGATCACGGGCAAGCTCGACAAGTCCGCCTTCGACCAAGTTCAACAAGCCAAGGTTGTTGGATTCTTTATGAAAGGATCCCCCG AATATGCCGCATATGAAGATGCATGGGCTTCCATAGGCGCGTCAGTCCCATTCTATGTTGTCCACGACAGACTT gtTGCAAAGCACATGAAGCTCAACATGGTAGGACAAGTCGCGATCTATCAGCCATTTGTGAagcagcctgtgatctgcccaaCGAAT CCTGCCAGCCTTCCGGATATTTTGACGTTCGTCAAGCAACACAGACGAACTGGACTAAACATTTTGGACGACTACAACTTGCACGATCCGGAG ATGAACGACTACAGCCGCATCAACCTGCTGGCCATAGCTGAAGTAACCACCACCAAGGGGGCCTACATGCACCGCCTCTTGAGTCGGATCATGAGGAACCAATCCACCGTCGACCTGAACCTCTTCAACATCGTCTGGATTGACCCCCACCATTTTCCCATCGTCCACGCC GTAATGGACCAGCATGGCCTTACTGGCAAGCTACCAGTCTTCGGAACCTACAACAAAACCACG GGCAAGAAAATCTGGTTTGACGTGGACAAACTGAACATGACCGGCGATAAGCTTGCTGATGATGAAAACGCGAGGCTGATACTGGAATGGATGAAGCTCCTTGCAGCAGGACGCCCAGCTCCGA GTCGTCGCTGGTTCTCCGCCGTGCCTGCTTCCCAGACCGTAGCTGAAGGTTCCGACGTAATTCTGGAATGCGCTGTAGAACAGCCATTCGGTGACTGCCTCTGGATGAAGAACGGGCGCAACATCGGTTTCAGTTTGAACAGACTGCCTCATTTATCATGGAAGGGTAACAACCTCGGTGGCGATTGTGGCCTCATCATCGCTGGTGTCAAGAAGGGACGCGACGACGGCTCCTGGGTCTGTGAAGTGACCGGCGACTCTGATCATGACACCATCACATCGCCTGCTGCCCAGCTTATCATTGAAG ATGCTCCAAAAGAAGAGTTCTAA